The Antennarius striatus isolate MH-2024 chromosome 11, ASM4005453v1, whole genome shotgun sequence genome window below encodes:
- the vit gene encoding vitrin isoform X9 — protein MNKASLTAICLVLLSSVCCAKPNGSKNKKPKQVVPAIECDVRAGKINLPEFIVKCPAHCKETKQQVYGTGVFASISSICNAAIHNGVITNTGGKVIVRKMAGQNVYKGSNSNGVRSLSLPKWRESFVVSVGKPKKGVIYPSTLDYVPSRPTYVKASQKESKSPPVTTALPLTTSPEPTTTTTPEPTTTTTTTTTTTTTAPPTTASTTTAPPPPPTTAKARAAVHKVRDAGSSHPYLASVASAGPSLRRQDTGSTIRRQPSSPVGPGFPRRDWPPPSFPHPDWYPGARRPTDVSYAAPDSGYTWSETDTPEVAAWDHKPDISEYERWFYNFGPYLPRNTDSDGNRKAPLDNTHTRVEPVDAWRPEANLYESGFNVREQEPVPRASEPVSQGDPNCKVDLVFLMDGSWSIGKRRFKIQKDFLSEVALAINVGLAGPMMGIIQYGDDPVTEISLKSYSSSREVKPAIDKIVQKGGLSNVGKALSYINKQYFSDANGNRGGASNVAVVLVDGWPTDKVEEASRLARESGINIFFVTIEGPDDNEKQNLVEANFVDKAVCRTNGFFSLPVTSWFSLRKAVQPLVKRVCDTDRLVCSKTCLNANDIAFVIDGSSSVGTSNFRTVLQFVANVTREFEISDTDTRVGAVQYTYEQRLEFAFGQYNNKAELLNAIKRINYWSGGTSTGAAITYAADQLFSKSKPNKRKIMIVITDGRSYDDVRAPALAVHRQGVIAYSIGIAWAAQDELEYIATDPDKEHSFFVDEFDNLYKFVPKIIHNICQEFNSQPRN, from the exons ATGAACAAAGCATCACTCACTGCCATCTGCCTCG TACTCCTGTCATCCGTCTGCTGTGCCAAACCTAACGGATCAAAAAACAAGAAGCCAAAGCAAG TCGTTCCGGCCATAGAGTGTGACGTGAGAGCAGGAAAGATCAACCTCCCAGAGTTCATCGTCAAATGTCCGGCGCATTGTaaggaaacaaagcagcagGTCTATGGGACGGGTGTGTTCGCCTCCATCTCCAGCATCTGCAACGCAGCAATCCACAA TGGTGTCATCACCAACACAGGAGGGAAGGTGATAGTGAGGAAGATGGCCGGGCAAAATGTCTACAAAGGCAGTAACTCCAACGGCGTGCGCTCTCTGTCTTTACCTAAATGGAGAGAGTCATTTGTTGTCTCAG TGGGGAAGCCCAAGAAAGGAGTGATCTATCCATCCACGCTGGACTACGTCCCCTCAAGACCAACCTACGTGAAAGCAA GTCAAAAGGAGAGCAAAAGCCCTCCAGTCACCACAGCGTTGCCTCTGACAACATCACCTGAACCCACAACGACTACGACACCTgaacccaccaccaccaccaccaccaccaccaccaccaccaccacggcACCTCCCACCACAGCCTCCACTACCACtgcacctccaccaccacccactACTGCTAAGGCTCGAGCTGCTGTCCATAAAGTTAGAGATGCAG GCAGCAGTCACCCATACCTTGCTTCTGTGGCATCTGCAGGTCCAA GTCTGCGGAGACAAGACACAGGGTCGACCATCAGGAGACAACCGTCCTCACCAGTTGGCCCAG GTTTTCCCAGGAGGGATTGGCCCCCACCTTCGTTTCCTCATCCCGATTGGTACCCTGGAGCGCGACGACCAACAG ATGTTAGTTACGCAGCTCCAGACTCAGGATACACATGGAGTGAGACAGACACACCTGAGGTTGCAG CTTGGGATCACAAGCCTGATATCTCAGAATATGAGCGCTGGTTTTATAACTTTGGACCGTACC TGCCTCGCAACACTGACTCAGATGGCAACCGTAAAGCACCACTGGATAACACCCACACTCGAG TGGAGCCAGTGGACGCCTGGAGGCCAGAAGCAAACCTGTATGAATCAG gcTTCAATGTGAGAGAGCAGGAACCCGTACCCAGAGCGTCTGAACCTGTGTCCCAGGGAGATCCAA ACTGTAAAGTGGACCTTGTGTTCCTGATGGACGGGAGCTGGAGCATTGGGAAAAGACGCTTTAAGATCCAgaaggacttcctgtctgaagtGGCTCTGGCCATCAACGTGGGTCTGGCTGGACCAATGATGGGGATCATACAATACGG AGATGACCCTGTGACAGAGATCAGCCTGAAGTCCTACTCCAGCTCCAGGGAGGTGAAGCCCGCCATCGATAAGATCGTGCAGAAGGGGGGTCTCTCCAACGTGG GAAAGGCCCTCAGCTACATCAACAAGCAGTACTTCAGTGACGCCAACGGGAACCGAGGAGGAGCCTCCAATGTGGCCGTGGTGCTGGTGGACGGCTGGCCCACAGACAAGGTGGAGGAGGCATCTCGTCTTGCTCGGGAGTCCGGCatcaacattttctttgtcaCCATTGAGGGCCCTGATGACAACGAGAAGCAAAACCTGGTGGAAGCCAACTTTGTTGATAAG GCTGTGTGTCGGACAAACGGCTTCTTCTCCCTGCCGGTGACCAGCTGGTTTTCTCTGAGGAAGGCCGTGCAGCCTCTGGTGAAGAGAGTGTGTGACACAGACCGCCTGGTGTGCAGCAAGACCTGCCTCAATGCCAACGACATCGCTTTTGTCATCGATGGCTCCAGCAGCGTGGGAACCAGCAACTTCCGAACGGTGCTGCAGTTTGTGGCCAACGTCACGAGGGAATTCGAGATCTCGGACACGGACACTCGGGTCGGGGCGGTGCAGTACACCTATGAGCAGAGACTGGAGTTTGCCTTTGGCCAGTACAACAACAAGGCTGAGTTGTTGAACGCCATCAAACGCATCAATTACTGGAGCGGTGGGACCAGCACCGGGGCGGCCATCACCTACGCCGCAGACCAGCTTTTCAGCAAATCAAAACCCAACAAACGTAAGATCATGATTGTCATCACTGATGGGCGGTCTTATGATGACGTCAGAGCACCTGCACTTGCCGTTCATCGCCAAG GTGTGATCGCCTACTCCATCGGCATCGCATGGGCAGCCCAGGACGAGCTGGAGTACATCGCCACCGACCCAGACAAGGAGCACTCGTTCTTTGTGGATGAGTTCGACAACCTCTACAAATTTGTGCCAAAAATCATCCACAACATCTGTCAGGAGTTTAACTCCCAGCCCAGGAACTGA
- the vit gene encoding vitrin isoform X5 produces MNKASLTAICLVLLSSVCCAKPNGSKNKKPKQVVPAIECDVRAGKINLPEFIVKCPAHCKETKQQVYGTGVFASISSICNAAIHNGVITNTGGKVIVRKMAGQNVYKGSNSNGVRSLSLPKWRESFVVSVGKPKKGVIYPSTLDYVPSRPTYVKASQKESKSPPVTTALPLTTSPEPTTTTTPEPTTTTTTTTTTTTTAPPTTASTTTAPPPPPTTAKARAAVHKVRDAGSSHPYLASVASAGPSLRRQDTGSTIRRQPSSPVGPAFNKVQPAPPKQIPTMSQASPGFPRRDWPPPSFPHPDWYPGARRPTDVSYAAPDSGYTWSETDTPEVAAWDHKPDISEYERWFYNFGPYLPRNTDSDGNRKAPLDNTHTRVEPVDAWRPEANLYESGFNVREQEPVPRASEPVSQGDPNCKVDLVFLMDGSWSIGKRRFKIQKDFLSEVALAINVGLAGPMMGIIQYGDDPVTEISLKSYSSSREVKPAIDKIVQKGGLSNVGKALSYINKQYFSDANGNRGGASNVAVVLVDGWPTDKVEEASRLARESGINIFFVTIEGPDDNEKQNLVEANFVDKAVCRTNGFFSLPVTSWFSLRKAVQPLVKRVCDTDRLVCSKTCLNANDIAFVIDGSSSVGTSNFRTVLQFVANVTREFEISDTDTRVGAVQYTYEQRLEFAFGQYNNKAELLNAIKRINYWSGGTSTGAAITYAADQLFSKSKPNKRKIMIVITDGRSYDDVRAPALAVHRQGVIAYSIGIAWAAQDELEYIATDPDKEHSFFVDEFDNLYKFVPKIIHNICQEFNSQPRN; encoded by the exons ATGAACAAAGCATCACTCACTGCCATCTGCCTCG TACTCCTGTCATCCGTCTGCTGTGCCAAACCTAACGGATCAAAAAACAAGAAGCCAAAGCAAG TCGTTCCGGCCATAGAGTGTGACGTGAGAGCAGGAAAGATCAACCTCCCAGAGTTCATCGTCAAATGTCCGGCGCATTGTaaggaaacaaagcagcagGTCTATGGGACGGGTGTGTTCGCCTCCATCTCCAGCATCTGCAACGCAGCAATCCACAA TGGTGTCATCACCAACACAGGAGGGAAGGTGATAGTGAGGAAGATGGCCGGGCAAAATGTCTACAAAGGCAGTAACTCCAACGGCGTGCGCTCTCTGTCTTTACCTAAATGGAGAGAGTCATTTGTTGTCTCAG TGGGGAAGCCCAAGAAAGGAGTGATCTATCCATCCACGCTGGACTACGTCCCCTCAAGACCAACCTACGTGAAAGCAA GTCAAAAGGAGAGCAAAAGCCCTCCAGTCACCACAGCGTTGCCTCTGACAACATCACCTGAACCCACAACGACTACGACACCTgaacccaccaccaccaccaccaccaccaccaccaccaccaccacggcACCTCCCACCACAGCCTCCACTACCACtgcacctccaccaccacccactACTGCTAAGGCTCGAGCTGCTGTCCATAAAGTTAGAGATGCAG GCAGCAGTCACCCATACCTTGCTTCTGTGGCATCTGCAGGTCCAA GTCTGCGGAGACAAGACACAGGGTCGACCATCAGGAGACAACCGTCCTCACCAGTTGGCCCAG CTTTTAACAAAGTTCAGCCAGCCCCACCCAAGCAGATTCCAACTATGAGTCAGGCCAGTCCTG GTTTTCCCAGGAGGGATTGGCCCCCACCTTCGTTTCCTCATCCCGATTGGTACCCTGGAGCGCGACGACCAACAG ATGTTAGTTACGCAGCTCCAGACTCAGGATACACATGGAGTGAGACAGACACACCTGAGGTTGCAG CTTGGGATCACAAGCCTGATATCTCAGAATATGAGCGCTGGTTTTATAACTTTGGACCGTACC TGCCTCGCAACACTGACTCAGATGGCAACCGTAAAGCACCACTGGATAACACCCACACTCGAG TGGAGCCAGTGGACGCCTGGAGGCCAGAAGCAAACCTGTATGAATCAG gcTTCAATGTGAGAGAGCAGGAACCCGTACCCAGAGCGTCTGAACCTGTGTCCCAGGGAGATCCAA ACTGTAAAGTGGACCTTGTGTTCCTGATGGACGGGAGCTGGAGCATTGGGAAAAGACGCTTTAAGATCCAgaaggacttcctgtctgaagtGGCTCTGGCCATCAACGTGGGTCTGGCTGGACCAATGATGGGGATCATACAATACGG AGATGACCCTGTGACAGAGATCAGCCTGAAGTCCTACTCCAGCTCCAGGGAGGTGAAGCCCGCCATCGATAAGATCGTGCAGAAGGGGGGTCTCTCCAACGTGG GAAAGGCCCTCAGCTACATCAACAAGCAGTACTTCAGTGACGCCAACGGGAACCGAGGAGGAGCCTCCAATGTGGCCGTGGTGCTGGTGGACGGCTGGCCCACAGACAAGGTGGAGGAGGCATCTCGTCTTGCTCGGGAGTCCGGCatcaacattttctttgtcaCCATTGAGGGCCCTGATGACAACGAGAAGCAAAACCTGGTGGAAGCCAACTTTGTTGATAAG GCTGTGTGTCGGACAAACGGCTTCTTCTCCCTGCCGGTGACCAGCTGGTTTTCTCTGAGGAAGGCCGTGCAGCCTCTGGTGAAGAGAGTGTGTGACACAGACCGCCTGGTGTGCAGCAAGACCTGCCTCAATGCCAACGACATCGCTTTTGTCATCGATGGCTCCAGCAGCGTGGGAACCAGCAACTTCCGAACGGTGCTGCAGTTTGTGGCCAACGTCACGAGGGAATTCGAGATCTCGGACACGGACACTCGGGTCGGGGCGGTGCAGTACACCTATGAGCAGAGACTGGAGTTTGCCTTTGGCCAGTACAACAACAAGGCTGAGTTGTTGAACGCCATCAAACGCATCAATTACTGGAGCGGTGGGACCAGCACCGGGGCGGCCATCACCTACGCCGCAGACCAGCTTTTCAGCAAATCAAAACCCAACAAACGTAAGATCATGATTGTCATCACTGATGGGCGGTCTTATGATGACGTCAGAGCACCTGCACTTGCCGTTCATCGCCAAG GTGTGATCGCCTACTCCATCGGCATCGCATGGGCAGCCCAGGACGAGCTGGAGTACATCGCCACCGACCCAGACAAGGAGCACTCGTTCTTTGTGGATGAGTTCGACAACCTCTACAAATTTGTGCCAAAAATCATCCACAACATCTGTCAGGAGTTTAACTCCCAGCCCAGGAACTGA
- the vit gene encoding vitrin isoform X2: MNKASLTAICLVLLSSVCCAKPNGSKNKKPKQVVPAIECDVRAGKINLPEFIVKCPAHCKETKQQVYGTGVFASISSICNAAIHNGVITNTGGKVIVRKMAGQNVYKGSNSNGVRSLSLPKWRESFVVSVGKPKKGVIYPSTLDYVPSRPTYVKASQKESKSPPVTTALPLTTSPEPTTTTTPEPTTTTTTTTTTTTTAPPTTASTTTAPPPPPTTAKARAAVHKVRDAGSSHPYLASVASAGPRQSQNAQGKSFSQGLRRQDTGSTIRRQPSSPVGPAFNKVQPAPPKQIPTMSQASPGFPRRDWPPPSFPHPDWYPGARRPTDVSYAAPDSGYTWSETDTPEVAAWDHKPDISEYERWFYNFGPYLPRNTDSDGNRKAPLDNTHTRVEPVDAWRPEANLYESGFNVREQEPVPRASEPVSQGDPNCKVDLVFLMDGSWSIGKRRFKIQKDFLSEVALAINVGLAGPMMGIIQYGDDPVTEISLKSYSSSREVKPAIDKIVQKGGLSNVGKALSYINKQYFSDANGNRGGASNVAVVLVDGWPTDKVEEASRLARESGINIFFVTIEGPDDNEKQNLVEANFVDKAVCRTNGFFSLPVTSWFSLRKAVQPLVKRVCDTDRLVCSKTCLNANDIAFVIDGSSSVGTSNFRTVLQFVANVTREFEISDTDTRVGAVQYTYEQRLEFAFGQYNNKAELLNAIKRINYWSGGTSTGAAITYAADQLFSKSKPNKRKIMIVITDGRSYDDVRAPALAVHRQGVIAYSIGIAWAAQDELEYIATDPDKEHSFFVDEFDNLYKFVPKIIHNICQEFNSQPRN; the protein is encoded by the exons ATGAACAAAGCATCACTCACTGCCATCTGCCTCG TACTCCTGTCATCCGTCTGCTGTGCCAAACCTAACGGATCAAAAAACAAGAAGCCAAAGCAAG TCGTTCCGGCCATAGAGTGTGACGTGAGAGCAGGAAAGATCAACCTCCCAGAGTTCATCGTCAAATGTCCGGCGCATTGTaaggaaacaaagcagcagGTCTATGGGACGGGTGTGTTCGCCTCCATCTCCAGCATCTGCAACGCAGCAATCCACAA TGGTGTCATCACCAACACAGGAGGGAAGGTGATAGTGAGGAAGATGGCCGGGCAAAATGTCTACAAAGGCAGTAACTCCAACGGCGTGCGCTCTCTGTCTTTACCTAAATGGAGAGAGTCATTTGTTGTCTCAG TGGGGAAGCCCAAGAAAGGAGTGATCTATCCATCCACGCTGGACTACGTCCCCTCAAGACCAACCTACGTGAAAGCAA GTCAAAAGGAGAGCAAAAGCCCTCCAGTCACCACAGCGTTGCCTCTGACAACATCACCTGAACCCACAACGACTACGACACCTgaacccaccaccaccaccaccaccaccaccaccaccaccaccacggcACCTCCCACCACAGCCTCCACTACCACtgcacctccaccaccacccactACTGCTAAGGCTCGAGCTGCTGTCCATAAAGTTAGAGATGCAG GCAGCAGTCACCCATACCTTGCTTCTGTGGCATCTGCAGGTCCAA GACAGTCACAGAATGCTCAAGGAAAGAGTTTCAGCCAAG GTCTGCGGAGACAAGACACAGGGTCGACCATCAGGAGACAACCGTCCTCACCAGTTGGCCCAG CTTTTAACAAAGTTCAGCCAGCCCCACCCAAGCAGATTCCAACTATGAGTCAGGCCAGTCCTG GTTTTCCCAGGAGGGATTGGCCCCCACCTTCGTTTCCTCATCCCGATTGGTACCCTGGAGCGCGACGACCAACAG ATGTTAGTTACGCAGCTCCAGACTCAGGATACACATGGAGTGAGACAGACACACCTGAGGTTGCAG CTTGGGATCACAAGCCTGATATCTCAGAATATGAGCGCTGGTTTTATAACTTTGGACCGTACC TGCCTCGCAACACTGACTCAGATGGCAACCGTAAAGCACCACTGGATAACACCCACACTCGAG TGGAGCCAGTGGACGCCTGGAGGCCAGAAGCAAACCTGTATGAATCAG gcTTCAATGTGAGAGAGCAGGAACCCGTACCCAGAGCGTCTGAACCTGTGTCCCAGGGAGATCCAA ACTGTAAAGTGGACCTTGTGTTCCTGATGGACGGGAGCTGGAGCATTGGGAAAAGACGCTTTAAGATCCAgaaggacttcctgtctgaagtGGCTCTGGCCATCAACGTGGGTCTGGCTGGACCAATGATGGGGATCATACAATACGG AGATGACCCTGTGACAGAGATCAGCCTGAAGTCCTACTCCAGCTCCAGGGAGGTGAAGCCCGCCATCGATAAGATCGTGCAGAAGGGGGGTCTCTCCAACGTGG GAAAGGCCCTCAGCTACATCAACAAGCAGTACTTCAGTGACGCCAACGGGAACCGAGGAGGAGCCTCCAATGTGGCCGTGGTGCTGGTGGACGGCTGGCCCACAGACAAGGTGGAGGAGGCATCTCGTCTTGCTCGGGAGTCCGGCatcaacattttctttgtcaCCATTGAGGGCCCTGATGACAACGAGAAGCAAAACCTGGTGGAAGCCAACTTTGTTGATAAG GCTGTGTGTCGGACAAACGGCTTCTTCTCCCTGCCGGTGACCAGCTGGTTTTCTCTGAGGAAGGCCGTGCAGCCTCTGGTGAAGAGAGTGTGTGACACAGACCGCCTGGTGTGCAGCAAGACCTGCCTCAATGCCAACGACATCGCTTTTGTCATCGATGGCTCCAGCAGCGTGGGAACCAGCAACTTCCGAACGGTGCTGCAGTTTGTGGCCAACGTCACGAGGGAATTCGAGATCTCGGACACGGACACTCGGGTCGGGGCGGTGCAGTACACCTATGAGCAGAGACTGGAGTTTGCCTTTGGCCAGTACAACAACAAGGCTGAGTTGTTGAACGCCATCAAACGCATCAATTACTGGAGCGGTGGGACCAGCACCGGGGCGGCCATCACCTACGCCGCAGACCAGCTTTTCAGCAAATCAAAACCCAACAAACGTAAGATCATGATTGTCATCACTGATGGGCGGTCTTATGATGACGTCAGAGCACCTGCACTTGCCGTTCATCGCCAAG GTGTGATCGCCTACTCCATCGGCATCGCATGGGCAGCCCAGGACGAGCTGGAGTACATCGCCACCGACCCAGACAAGGAGCACTCGTTCTTTGTGGATGAGTTCGACAACCTCTACAAATTTGTGCCAAAAATCATCCACAACATCTGTCAGGAGTTTAACTCCCAGCCCAGGAACTGA
- the vit gene encoding vitrin isoform X1, whose amino-acid sequence MNKASLTAICLVLLSSVCCAKPNGSKNKKPKQVVPAIECDVRAGKINLPEFIVKCPAHCKETKQQVYGTGVFASISSICNAAIHNGVITNTGGKVIVRKMAGQNVYKGSNSNGVRSLSLPKWRESFVVSVGKPKKGVIYPSTLDYVPSRPTYVKASQKESKSPPVTTALPLTTSPEPTTTTTPEPTTTTTTTTTTTTTAPPTTASTTTAPPPPPTTAKARAAVHKVRDAGSSHPYLASVASAGPRQSQNAQGKSFSQVFRGTSYPNRFPQRAGTGLRRQDTGSTIRRQPSSPVGPAFNKVQPAPPKQIPTMSQASPGFPRRDWPPPSFPHPDWYPGARRPTDVSYAAPDSGYTWSETDTPEVAAWDHKPDISEYERWFYNFGPYLPRNTDSDGNRKAPLDNTHTRVEPVDAWRPEANLYESGFNVREQEPVPRASEPVSQGDPNCKVDLVFLMDGSWSIGKRRFKIQKDFLSEVALAINVGLAGPMMGIIQYGDDPVTEISLKSYSSSREVKPAIDKIVQKGGLSNVGKALSYINKQYFSDANGNRGGASNVAVVLVDGWPTDKVEEASRLARESGINIFFVTIEGPDDNEKQNLVEANFVDKAVCRTNGFFSLPVTSWFSLRKAVQPLVKRVCDTDRLVCSKTCLNANDIAFVIDGSSSVGTSNFRTVLQFVANVTREFEISDTDTRVGAVQYTYEQRLEFAFGQYNNKAELLNAIKRINYWSGGTSTGAAITYAADQLFSKSKPNKRKIMIVITDGRSYDDVRAPALAVHRQGVIAYSIGIAWAAQDELEYIATDPDKEHSFFVDEFDNLYKFVPKIIHNICQEFNSQPRN is encoded by the exons ATGAACAAAGCATCACTCACTGCCATCTGCCTCG TACTCCTGTCATCCGTCTGCTGTGCCAAACCTAACGGATCAAAAAACAAGAAGCCAAAGCAAG TCGTTCCGGCCATAGAGTGTGACGTGAGAGCAGGAAAGATCAACCTCCCAGAGTTCATCGTCAAATGTCCGGCGCATTGTaaggaaacaaagcagcagGTCTATGGGACGGGTGTGTTCGCCTCCATCTCCAGCATCTGCAACGCAGCAATCCACAA TGGTGTCATCACCAACACAGGAGGGAAGGTGATAGTGAGGAAGATGGCCGGGCAAAATGTCTACAAAGGCAGTAACTCCAACGGCGTGCGCTCTCTGTCTTTACCTAAATGGAGAGAGTCATTTGTTGTCTCAG TGGGGAAGCCCAAGAAAGGAGTGATCTATCCATCCACGCTGGACTACGTCCCCTCAAGACCAACCTACGTGAAAGCAA GTCAAAAGGAGAGCAAAAGCCCTCCAGTCACCACAGCGTTGCCTCTGACAACATCACCTGAACCCACAACGACTACGACACCTgaacccaccaccaccaccaccaccaccaccaccaccaccaccacggcACCTCCCACCACAGCCTCCACTACCACtgcacctccaccaccacccactACTGCTAAGGCTCGAGCTGCTGTCCATAAAGTTAGAGATGCAG GCAGCAGTCACCCATACCTTGCTTCTGTGGCATCTGCAGGTCCAA GACAGTCACAGAATGCTCAAGGAAAGAGTTTCAGCCAAG TATTCAGAGGAACTTCTTATCCAAATAGATTCCCACAACGTGCCGGCACAG GTCTGCGGAGACAAGACACAGGGTCGACCATCAGGAGACAACCGTCCTCACCAGTTGGCCCAG CTTTTAACAAAGTTCAGCCAGCCCCACCCAAGCAGATTCCAACTATGAGTCAGGCCAGTCCTG GTTTTCCCAGGAGGGATTGGCCCCCACCTTCGTTTCCTCATCCCGATTGGTACCCTGGAGCGCGACGACCAACAG ATGTTAGTTACGCAGCTCCAGACTCAGGATACACATGGAGTGAGACAGACACACCTGAGGTTGCAG CTTGGGATCACAAGCCTGATATCTCAGAATATGAGCGCTGGTTTTATAACTTTGGACCGTACC TGCCTCGCAACACTGACTCAGATGGCAACCGTAAAGCACCACTGGATAACACCCACACTCGAG TGGAGCCAGTGGACGCCTGGAGGCCAGAAGCAAACCTGTATGAATCAG gcTTCAATGTGAGAGAGCAGGAACCCGTACCCAGAGCGTCTGAACCTGTGTCCCAGGGAGATCCAA ACTGTAAAGTGGACCTTGTGTTCCTGATGGACGGGAGCTGGAGCATTGGGAAAAGACGCTTTAAGATCCAgaaggacttcctgtctgaagtGGCTCTGGCCATCAACGTGGGTCTGGCTGGACCAATGATGGGGATCATACAATACGG AGATGACCCTGTGACAGAGATCAGCCTGAAGTCCTACTCCAGCTCCAGGGAGGTGAAGCCCGCCATCGATAAGATCGTGCAGAAGGGGGGTCTCTCCAACGTGG GAAAGGCCCTCAGCTACATCAACAAGCAGTACTTCAGTGACGCCAACGGGAACCGAGGAGGAGCCTCCAATGTGGCCGTGGTGCTGGTGGACGGCTGGCCCACAGACAAGGTGGAGGAGGCATCTCGTCTTGCTCGGGAGTCCGGCatcaacattttctttgtcaCCATTGAGGGCCCTGATGACAACGAGAAGCAAAACCTGGTGGAAGCCAACTTTGTTGATAAG GCTGTGTGTCGGACAAACGGCTTCTTCTCCCTGCCGGTGACCAGCTGGTTTTCTCTGAGGAAGGCCGTGCAGCCTCTGGTGAAGAGAGTGTGTGACACAGACCGCCTGGTGTGCAGCAAGACCTGCCTCAATGCCAACGACATCGCTTTTGTCATCGATGGCTCCAGCAGCGTGGGAACCAGCAACTTCCGAACGGTGCTGCAGTTTGTGGCCAACGTCACGAGGGAATTCGAGATCTCGGACACGGACACTCGGGTCGGGGCGGTGCAGTACACCTATGAGCAGAGACTGGAGTTTGCCTTTGGCCAGTACAACAACAAGGCTGAGTTGTTGAACGCCATCAAACGCATCAATTACTGGAGCGGTGGGACCAGCACCGGGGCGGCCATCACCTACGCCGCAGACCAGCTTTTCAGCAAATCAAAACCCAACAAACGTAAGATCATGATTGTCATCACTGATGGGCGGTCTTATGATGACGTCAGAGCACCTGCACTTGCCGTTCATCGCCAAG GTGTGATCGCCTACTCCATCGGCATCGCATGGGCAGCCCAGGACGAGCTGGAGTACATCGCCACCGACCCAGACAAGGAGCACTCGTTCTTTGTGGATGAGTTCGACAACCTCTACAAATTTGTGCCAAAAATCATCCACAACATCTGTCAGGAGTTTAACTCCCAGCCCAGGAACTGA